Proteins encoded by one window of Vicinamibacterales bacterium:
- a CDS encoding response regulator transcription factor, whose amino-acid sequence MRILLVEDEPSAARFIAKGLREATYAVDVAADGTSAAMQCQQNDYDAVVLDVMLPGRDGLSVCRELRASGSDVPVLMLTARDAIEARVEGLDAGADDYLTKPFDFRELLARLRALTRRDRRPLAPARLEAGDIAIDLPARRVFRRGEEISLTSREYALLEYLARHVGEVVGRADIAEHVWDEHYDPFSNVVDVYIQRLRRKLDEPGTTSAIRTRRGQGYQLL is encoded by the coding sequence ATGCGCATCCTGCTCGTCGAAGACGAACCGAGCGCGGCGCGCTTCATCGCCAAGGGGTTGCGGGAGGCCACCTACGCCGTCGACGTAGCCGCCGACGGCACCTCGGCGGCGATGCAGTGTCAGCAGAACGACTACGACGCCGTCGTGCTCGACGTCATGCTGCCGGGCCGCGACGGCCTGTCGGTATGCCGCGAGCTGCGCGCGTCAGGCTCCGACGTGCCGGTGCTAATGCTCACCGCCCGCGACGCGATCGAGGCGCGCGTCGAGGGGCTCGATGCCGGCGCCGACGACTACCTGACCAAGCCGTTCGACTTTCGTGAGCTGCTGGCGCGGCTGCGCGCGCTGACCCGCCGCGATCGGCGGCCGCTCGCGCCCGCCCGTCTCGAGGCAGGCGACATCGCCATCGACCTGCCGGCCCGGCGCGTCTTCCGGCGAGGCGAGGAGATCTCGCTCACCAGCCGCGAGTACGCGCTGCTCGAATACCTGGCGCGCCACGTCGGCGAAGTGGTCGGCCGCGCCGACATCGCCGAGCACGTCTGGGACGAGCACTACGATCCGTTCTCCAACGTCGTCGACGTCTACATCCAGCGGCTCCGCCGCAAGCTCGACGAGCCCGGAACGACGTCGGCGATCCGGACGCGCCGCGGCCAGGGCTATCAGCTGCTCTGA
- a CDS encoding ATP-binding protein: MAISLRTRLTLWYSALLLLALVLFTATVLWLHWRLMVRQADDSLRALAIAAVNVVDAELAEHATLDEAAHEMVGVVRQRNYEAAVLDAGGTKLVGGVGSWLVPAFQQPGAGVRTVTGSDGHPWRVMVRAGGSDGAHFSVVIAAPLSEIEEQWRALVKACALGVPFVMLIAAAGGWWLGRRGLRPLEAIAHQARDITGRTPDNRLAVPDAGPELDAVASSFNLVLDRLGLALATQRRFMADASHELRTPVSILRTVADVTLSQPRREDAEYRDALAVVGQQTTRLARLVDDMLVLARADAGGYPIVRAEVDLDAVVLDCVREFAATAAAKSIRLASQAQPVSVVVDETLLRRLIGNLLSNAIAYTPSGGSVEVAVVEARRGVSIRVTDSGPGIPPADRERIFERFVRLDPARAAGGAGLGLAIARWIAEAHGGQLELLKSDARGSVFAATIP; this comes from the coding sequence ATGGCGATCTCGCTGCGCACCCGGCTGACGTTGTGGTATTCGGCGCTGCTGCTGCTGGCGCTCGTCCTGTTCACCGCCACCGTGCTGTGGCTGCACTGGCGCCTGATGGTGCGGCAGGCGGACGACTCGCTGCGCGCGCTTGCGATCGCCGCCGTCAACGTCGTCGACGCCGAGCTGGCCGAGCACGCGACGCTCGACGAGGCGGCGCACGAGATGGTCGGCGTGGTCCGCCAGCGAAACTACGAGGCCGCGGTGCTCGACGCCGGCGGCACGAAGCTGGTGGGAGGCGTCGGCAGCTGGCTGGTCCCGGCCTTTCAGCAGCCGGGCGCAGGGGTCCGCACGGTGACGGGGTCGGACGGCCATCCCTGGCGCGTGATGGTCCGCGCCGGAGGATCGGACGGCGCGCATTTCAGCGTGGTCATCGCAGCGCCGCTCAGCGAGATCGAAGAGCAGTGGCGGGCGCTCGTCAAGGCTTGCGCGCTCGGCGTGCCGTTCGTCATGCTGATCGCCGCGGCCGGCGGCTGGTGGCTGGGCCGGCGCGGCCTGCGGCCGCTCGAGGCGATCGCGCACCAGGCGCGTGACATCACCGGGCGGACGCCGGACAACCGGCTCGCCGTCCCGGACGCCGGTCCTGAACTGGACGCCGTCGCGAGCTCCTTCAACCTCGTTCTCGATCGGCTCGGCCTGGCGCTGGCGACGCAGCGCCGGTTCATGGCGGACGCGTCGCACGAGCTGCGCACGCCGGTGTCGATCCTGCGCACCGTCGCCGACGTCACCTTGAGTCAGCCGCGGCGCGAGGACGCCGAGTACCGTGACGCGCTCGCCGTCGTCGGGCAGCAGACGACGCGGCTGGCGCGGCTCGTCGACGACATGCTGGTGCTGGCGCGCGCCGATGCCGGTGGTTATCCGATCGTCCGCGCCGAGGTCGATCTCGACGCGGTCGTGCTCGACTGCGTCCGTGAATTCGCCGCGACCGCCGCCGCCAAGAGCATTCGTCTCGCCTCGCAGGCGCAGCCGGTCAGCGTGGTCGTCGACGAGACGCTGCTGCGGCGGCTGATCGGCAACCTGCTGAGCAATGCGATCGCCTACACGCCGAGCGGTGGTAGCGTCGAGGTCGCCGTCGTCGAGGCGCGCCGCGGCGTCAGCATCCGCGTCACCGACAGCGGCCCCGGCATCCCGCCCGCGGATCGCGAGCGCATCTTCGAGCGGTTCGTGCGTCTCGATCCGGCCCGCGCCGCCGGCGGCGCCGGTCTCGGACTGGCGATCGCCCGCTGGATCGCCGAGGCGCACGGCGGGCAGCTCGAGCTGCTGAAGAGCGACGCCCGGGGCAGCGTGTTCGCGGCAACGATTCCATGA
- a CDS encoding ABC transporter permease produces the protein MSRLTDVRLALRGFRRNPLFATVAILSLALGIGANTAIFTLIDQILLRKLPVSHPEQLVMLYQQGPHNGSNMGSRMHSYPLYQDLQQKAEPLAEVSCRRLFEASVAIDNSTERVDGELVSGNYFTMLGVGPAAGRVFNSREDDQVYRGHPVAVISYGYWESRFNKAPDVIGKKIRINDYPMTIVGVSRAGFAGLDPSRSPQIRVPVLMMPVMMPEWSWVHMDDRRTRWVQVFGRLKPNYTVQSAAAPLQGLFTQVRAYEMTLPAAKDWSKYSREQFMKGRLLVTQADLGYSPLRNDFSTALIVLMCMVGLVLLIACANVANLLIARAFARQKEIALRLSLGASRGRLVRQLLAESLVLSAAGGAFGLGVAFVLTRSLLSLIPAGDQPLLITPHPDARILAFTLGLTFLTGIVFGLLPALRASRPDPWTTLKDTMGSIAGAGGSLFLRKGLVTAQVALSFLLLFGAGLFVRSLQNLKTTDTGVQLDNLVSFQISPALSGYTDPRGQSFYLSLLERLRAAPGIKSVGQATVAILSGDEWDSSMAVEGHTAKDGEDMQAFMNALSPDYFKTMQIPMLEGRDFKENDAQPGSEDGDKNWHGVAIVNRRFAEHFFPNQSALGKRVGWGGGPKSKLNIEIIGVVGDSLYEGPREGVHRQVFIPFYGKSGSVLYLRTLASSAATYGQVRNEVRQLDPNIPIYGMKTVEAQLDETLLTDRLIAMLSAGFGLLATLLASIGLYGVMAFVVARRRKELGIRLALGAQPSSVIWMVMREVLLLLAIGLAVGIPAAMGLGGYVASQLYGIKGHDPVIAAWTVVLLTLVSALAGFIPAARASQIDPILALRTE, from the coding sequence ATGAGCCGCCTGACCGACGTCCGCCTGGCCCTGCGCGGATTCCGCCGCAATCCGCTCTTTGCCACCGTCGCCATCCTGTCGCTGGCCCTCGGCATCGGCGCCAATACCGCGATCTTCACCCTCATCGACCAGATCCTGCTGCGCAAGCTGCCGGTGTCGCATCCCGAGCAGCTGGTGATGCTGTATCAGCAGGGGCCGCACAACGGCAGCAACATGGGCTCGCGGATGCACTCGTATCCGCTCTACCAGGATCTGCAGCAGAAGGCCGAGCCGCTTGCGGAAGTCAGCTGCCGCCGGCTGTTCGAGGCGTCGGTCGCGATCGACAACTCGACCGAGCGGGTCGACGGCGAACTGGTGTCTGGCAACTACTTCACCATGCTGGGGGTCGGTCCGGCGGCCGGACGTGTCTTCAACTCGAGGGAAGACGACCAGGTCTATCGCGGGCACCCGGTCGCGGTCATCAGCTACGGGTACTGGGAAAGCCGGTTCAACAAGGCCCCTGACGTCATCGGCAAGAAGATCCGCATCAACGACTATCCGATGACGATCGTCGGCGTGTCACGGGCCGGATTCGCCGGGCTCGATCCTTCGCGCTCGCCGCAGATCCGCGTCCCGGTTCTGATGATGCCGGTGATGATGCCCGAGTGGAGCTGGGTGCACATGGACGACCGCCGGACCCGTTGGGTACAGGTGTTCGGACGTCTGAAGCCCAACTACACCGTGCAGTCGGCCGCCGCCCCGCTGCAGGGCCTCTTCACCCAGGTGCGCGCCTACGAGATGACGCTGCCGGCCGCCAAAGACTGGTCGAAGTACTCGCGCGAGCAGTTCATGAAAGGACGCCTGCTCGTCACGCAGGCCGACCTCGGCTATTCGCCGCTGCGCAACGACTTCTCGACGGCGCTCATCGTGCTGATGTGCATGGTCGGCCTGGTGCTGCTCATCGCCTGCGCCAACGTCGCCAATCTCCTGATCGCGCGCGCCTTCGCGCGCCAGAAGGAAATCGCGCTCCGGCTGTCGCTGGGCGCCTCGCGCGGCCGTCTCGTGCGCCAGCTGCTCGCCGAATCGCTGGTGCTCTCGGCCGCCGGGGGAGCATTCGGGCTCGGTGTGGCATTCGTGCTGACGCGGTCGCTCCTCTCCCTCATTCCGGCGGGCGATCAACCGCTGCTCATCACGCCGCACCCCGATGCGCGCATCCTCGCGTTCACGCTCGGCCTCACGTTCCTCACCGGCATCGTGTTCGGCCTGCTGCCGGCGCTACGCGCCAGCCGTCCGGATCCGTGGACCACGCTCAAGGACACGATGGGATCGATCGCCGGCGCCGGCGGATCGCTGTTCCTGCGCAAGGGGCTGGTCACCGCGCAGGTTGCGCTGAGCTTCCTCCTCCTCTTCGGCGCCGGGCTGTTCGTGCGCAGCCTGCAGAACCTGAAAACGACCGACACGGGCGTCCAGCTCGACAACCTGGTCTCGTTCCAGATCTCGCCAGCCTTGAGCGGCTACACCGACCCGCGTGGACAGTCGTTCTACCTGTCCCTGCTCGAGCGCCTGCGTGCCGCGCCCGGGATCAAGTCGGTCGGACAGGCGACGGTCGCGATCCTGTCGGGCGACGAGTGGGACAGCTCGATGGCCGTCGAGGGGCACACCGCGAAGGACGGCGAAGACATGCAGGCGTTCATGAACGCGCTCTCGCCCGACTACTTCAAGACGATGCAGATCCCGATGCTCGAGGGGCGAGACTTCAAGGAGAACGACGCGCAGCCGGGGTCCGAGGACGGCGACAAGAACTGGCACGGCGTGGCCATCGTCAACCGCCGCTTTGCCGAGCACTTCTTCCCGAACCAGAGCGCGCTCGGCAAGCGCGTCGGCTGGGGCGGCGGCCCGAAGTCGAAGCTGAACATCGAGATCATCGGCGTCGTCGGCGATTCGCTCTACGAAGGGCCGCGCGAAGGCGTCCACCGCCAGGTGTTCATCCCCTTCTACGGCAAGAGCGGTTCGGTGCTCTACCTGCGCACGCTGGCGTCGTCGGCCGCGACCTACGGCCAGGTGCGGAACGAGGTGCGGCAGCTCGACCCGAATATCCCGATCTACGGCATGAAGACCGTCGAGGCGCAGCTCGACGAGACACTGCTGACCGATCGCCTGATCGCGATGCTCTCGGCCGGCTTCGGCCTGCTGGCGACGCTGCTCGCCTCGATCGGTCTCTACGGCGTGATGGCCTTCGTCGTGGCGCGGCGGCGGAAGGAACTCGGCATCCGGCTGGCCCTCGGCGCCCAGCCCAGCTCGGTGATCTGGATGGTGATGCGCGAAGTGCTCCTTCTGTTGGCCATCGGCCTCGCCGTCGGAATTCCGGCCGCCATGGGGCTCGGCGGCTACGTGGCGAGTCAGCTCTACGGCATCAAGGGCCATGACCCGGTGATCGCGGCGTGGACGGTGGTCCTCCTGACCCTCGTCTCGGCCCTGGCCGGCTTCATCCCGGCCGCACGCGCAAGCCAGATCGATCCGATTCTCGCGCTGAGAACGGAGTAG
- a CDS encoding prolyl oligopeptidase family serine peptidase, whose product MKFVGLVAVASLLACAPAPLPSHFVDGDVRLAFTLDLPPGKGPFPAIVMGHGSGRVSRDQLGWASRHFTELGFAVLRFDKRGVGESTGTFVFVGTRDSPWVFPQLASDVAAGVRFLRTRREIDAKRIGLFGASQAGWILPLAAQQLGGVAFMILWSGPVCSVGQEMFYSDIVENTSRPVADGNDAMPRFHGNSGFDPVPVLASSETPSLWLLGLDDHSIPVQTTLENLARLKAGGRPFEWHTYQGLDHQLAPSVWGDVARWVRAR is encoded by the coding sequence ATGAAATTTGTAGGCCTGGTCGCCGTGGCGTCGCTCCTCGCGTGCGCACCGGCGCCGCTGCCCTCGCACTTCGTCGACGGCGACGTCCGGCTCGCGTTCACGCTCGACCTGCCGCCCGGCAAGGGTCCCTTCCCCGCGATCGTCATGGGCCACGGCTCGGGACGCGTCAGTCGCGACCAGCTCGGGTGGGCGTCGCGCCACTTCACCGAGCTGGGGTTCGCGGTCCTCCGCTTCGACAAGCGCGGCGTCGGCGAATCGACGGGTACGTTTGTCTTCGTCGGCACGCGCGACAGTCCGTGGGTCTTTCCACAGCTGGCCAGCGACGTCGCGGCCGGCGTGAGATTCCTGCGAACGCGCCGTGAGATCGACGCGAAGCGAATCGGACTGTTCGGCGCGAGCCAGGCGGGCTGGATCCTGCCGCTCGCCGCGCAGCAACTCGGCGGTGTCGCTTTCATGATCCTGTGGTCCGGGCCCGTCTGCAGCGTCGGTCAGGAGATGTTCTACAGCGATATCGTCGAGAACACGTCGCGTCCGGTCGCCGACGGCAACGACGCGATGCCTCGCTTCCACGGCAACTCCGGATTCGACCCGGTCCCGGTCCTCGCGTCGAGCGAGACGCCATCGCTCTGGCTGCTGGGCCTCGACGACCACAGCATTCCGGTCCAGACGACGCTGGAGAACCTCGCGCGTCTGAAGGCGGGGGGACGTCCATTCGAGTGGCATACGTATCAGGGGCTCGACCACCAGCTGGCGCCGAGTGTGTGGGGGGACGTCGCCCGCTGGGTGCGCGCCCGATAA